Below is a genomic region from Ciona intestinalis chromosome 14, KH, whole genome shotgun sequence.
TAAGCAAGAGGTATgtatatgtgttaaagttaaaatatctaGTTTATACGTTAAAGTTTTGgtacatttttttgctaaaaaatcaTTGAAACTGTATTCAGAAAAATGGcgtgttattttgttatttttttcggCCGAAAACTGGTGTCAACGAAAAGAGCATTTAAGTGCTACTATTTGGCTGTTAAAATGTTCATAATTagcattatttattaataggGTACTGGGTACAGTTTTGTCTCGTTCTTGAGACTTGCCAcgtaatattgtttatttacacaCGTCAATGCTGGCAGATTTAAACCGCGCACGAGATAAAGAAATGGCTGAACTTTCGGTGAGAAAAAGGCACCGAGACCAACCTAGAAATGGGGTTTGTCGAAGACGGTAAGattttcctttattaattggcCCTAAATTAATTGGGTGGACTGGTCTACCTTGTGCCGAAATTTTAGCTACCTTTGTTccttatatatttaaaataaatcaacgAGTAATTTTCTATTAACAAATTTGAGTAATTTTGCTGGAGTATAAATATGTACATTAAACACCATACACTTATATCCAGGTTAACGCACCGAATGAACGACACACCCAATTACCCCACCAACCCCCTACCCCCTTCTACCTCGAACCAAACCCCCGACAATACCTCCCCTCTTACCCCCACCGCAAATTCCTACGTCACACCTTCTTACGTCACGAACACGTCATCAAACGTCACCGAAGCCACTCCAGCGTGCCTAGAACCCTTAGATCTATGCAAGGATGGACAACAACAGCCCTCAAGCCCTCTACTTCCGTTGCTACGCGACAAACTCGACGTCTCTAGCACCGCAAGCGACGACGAGATGAACGTCGACAGCCCTGACTCCGGGTTCGAGTCAGCGACACCTAGCGGAATCTCAAACTCCGACTTTTTTGATGAATCTTCGAAAAGCGATGATTTCTCACGAGCTCCTAAAACTCCTGTTTCCCGCACCTCCTCCCTcgactgtgacatcatagaagACACCCGCCTTTGTTTGACCCCTCCACCCAAACCTGAAGTGAAACCAAAACCACAAGCAGGTCAGTTATTTACACAAATTCTGCTAAATATACTAAATTTGCCTTAAATATCTGGTTCCATGACTTGCTCTACGATACgatgtaggacctcacccatgcaaaatataatttacgtATATAGTGCTTGGGTAATGAAAAACTCtagcctaaattccaggtctcTTTGCATACccaaccatatagaatagaatatttgTGCCAATCTCTCACAAACAACTGTATGTAGGTCAGTAGTCAACCTCTAATCTCTTCcacataaaactaaatatcAGCCTTGTTAAATATCAACAGCTTCATGCCTACAGTAACTGCTCCATACCAAACTCCCAGTCTATTAACCAACTAAACCCCACAGAGCGTATCGTCCACCGTTGTGCATGGGATGCCTGCTCATCCGTGTTCATTACGTCACGTGACCTTCACGACCACATTTGTAGTGTACACGTCGATACAACAACGAAAAGGTAATTTCCCTAACCAAATACCACTTATGAAAGATGTCTGAAAAACgtatttctttattatttaaaactgaaaaggtgattttcttaaataaatacatcttataagagatgtatgaaaacgtattttgttttttagctCAATTTAGATTCTAGTCACCATTTGCAAAATTTGCTTCAATGCCTTATATGGTAGATCAATAATATAAACTAGAATAacatatatttgaaaaacttCAAATTAGCAACGGATTTAGCACCTTTAGTGTAGTAAATTATGTAAATCTGGCCatggcctactagagatacggCCGGATAAATCGCCTATTGTAGGTACTAAGAAACCCCATTGTTATCCATTGTTCTGATGTCAACAAATCGAAATGGTATAGtaaaagtagggtgggggaaaattggacacctttagcacctgaTATCGAAATATcataatcgtgtttaaaacaagtaacaacggNctatgggagttgtaaagataaagttttataattcttata
It encodes:
- the zf(c2h2)-34 gene encoding zinc finger protein isoform X1, producing MLADLNRARDKEMAELSVRKRHRDQPRNGVCRRRLTHRMNDTPNYPTNPLPPSTSNQTPDNTSPLTPTANSYVTPSYVTNTSSNVTEATPACLEPLDLCKDGQQQPSSPLLPLLRDKLDVSSTASDDEMNVDSPDSGFESATPSGISNSDFFDESSKSDDFSRAPKTPVSRTSSLDCDIIEDTRLCLTPPPKPEVKPKPQAERIVHRCAWDACSSVFITSRDLHDHICSVHVDTTTKRFCCLWSGCKVYNTPARSVEWLKQHVGRHTGTKRFRCLLDGCDASFNSQNGLARHVPSHFSDVNLPKARVPGYERKVLVKRRKIKDKKKALANIHDYLDQYTSEVMVSQLVTMLRHPVTSLPTHTNDSVTSQDNKEAQVICKRTSGNEVWHLTTNQTWVRTGMVKQPTLYFATPSPHRRKYKAVVADVRSNN
- the zf(c2h2)-34 gene encoding zinc finger protein (The RefSeq protein has 5 substitutions compared to this genomic sequence), whose protein sequence is MAELSVRKRHRDQPRNGVCRRRLTHRMNDTPTYPTNPLPPSTSNQTPDNTSPLTPTANSYVTPSYVTNTSSNVTEATPACLEPLDLCKDGQQQPSSPLLPLLRDKLDVSSAASDDEMNVDSPDSGFESATPSGISNSDFFDESSKSDDFSRAPKTPVSRTSSLDCDVIEDNRLCLIPPPKPEVKPKPQAERIVHRCAWDACSSVFITSRDLHDHICSVHVDTTTKRFCCLWSGCKVYNTPARSVEWLKQHVGRHTGTKRFRCLLDGCDASFNSQNGLARHVPSHFSDVNLPKARVPGYERKVLVKRRKIKDKKKALANIHDYLDQYTSEVMVSQLVTMLRHPVTSLPTHTNDSVTSQDNKEAQVICKRTSGNEVWHLTTNQTWVRTGMVKQPTLYFATPSPHRRKYKAVVADVRSNN